The following are encoded in a window of Bacteroidota bacterium genomic DNA:
- a CDS encoding 5'-nucleotidase, whose amino-acid sequence MLLSRPYRYLSLLIVSVLLASCHAHYNIRSTRTERHVIVMDSAHVPVDDPEAIATLQPYKVKIDSMMNQVLAYSKRPLIKDLPEGLLNNFIADIILQKGREYYKSTDGATVDMCLLNNGGLRSTLPKGAITKNSVFQLMPFENKMIVITITGDNAAKLFNSIAKKGGMPVAGIKMGIQGDTATNILIGGKPFDRKQNVRIVTSDYLADGGDDFGFFSKPIEYKLLEPKIRDAIIEYLLEESAKGNEVDGTLDKRIYYEK is encoded by the coding sequence ATGCTCCTGTCACGCCCATACCGTTATCTGAGCCTGCTAATTGTCTCTGTACTATTAGCCTCATGCCATGCGCATTACAACATCAGGAGTACCCGCACGGAACGCCATGTCATTGTTATGGACAGCGCACATGTTCCTGTTGACGATCCTGAAGCAATTGCAACACTTCAACCGTATAAGGTAAAGATTGATTCTATGATGAATCAGGTTCTGGCCTATTCAAAGAGACCGCTTATCAAAGATTTGCCGGAAGGTTTATTGAATAACTTCATTGCAGACATCATACTCCAAAAAGGTCGTGAATATTATAAATCGACCGACGGAGCGACTGTAGATATGTGTTTACTCAACAATGGCGGGCTTCGCAGCACATTACCCAAAGGAGCCATCACAAAAAACAGCGTTTTTCAGCTGATGCCGTTCGAGAATAAAATGATTGTAATAACCATCACCGGCGATAATGCGGCAAAACTTTTCAATTCTATAGCAAAAAAAGGCGGTATGCCGGTTGCAGGAATAAAAATGGGAATTCAGGGCGACACTGCCACCAATATACTTATTGGAGGGAAACCATTTGACAGAAAACAAAACGTACGCATAGTCACCTCCGATTACCTTGCTGATGGCGGTGATGATTTCGGATTTTTCAGCAAACCGATTGAATACAAATTGCTCGAACCCAAAATTCGGGATGCCATTATAGAATACCTATTAGAAGAAAGTGCCAAAGGCAACGAAGTTGACGGAACCTTAGACAAACGGATTTATTATGAAAAGTAG